AGGTCCAGCAGGGACAGCGGCAGGTCGGTGGGGGCGCGGTGCTCGGTCATGGTCCTCCTCGTGGGGCGCGGGCGTCTCTCCCCGGGTCCAGCGCGGGTCCGGGCCCCGATATTCCGGGCGCGCGGTCCGGCGTGGCCCCGGCATGCCCCCGGAACGCCGACGGCCGGCACCCTCCCGCAGGGGAGGACGCCGGCCGTGGGCGGTCGGGCGCCGTGCGGACCGGGGGTCCGCGGCGCCCGGTCCGGCGGATCAGACCGAGTAGTACAGCTCGAACTCGTAGGGGTTCGGGCGCGCGGCCAGCGGGGCGATCTCCATCTCGCGCTTGTACGCGATCCAGGTCTCGATCAGCTCCTCGGTGAACACGTCGCCGGCCAGGAGGAACTCGTGGTCCTCCTCGAGGGCGTTCAGGGCCTCGTCCAGGGTGGCGGGTGCCTTCTGGATGTCGGCGGCCTCCTCGGCCGGCAGCTCGTAGAGGTCCTTGTCGATCGGCTCGGCCGGCTCGATGCGGTTGCGGATGCCGTCCAGGCCGGCCATCAGCTGCGCGGCGAACGCGAGGTACGGGTTGCCCGAGGCGTCCGGGGCGCGGAACTCGATGCGCTTGGCCTTCGGGTTGGGGCCGGTGATCGGGATGCGGATGCCCGCCGAGCGGTTGCCCTGCGAGTAGACCATGTTCACGGGGGCCTCGAAGCCCGGCACCAGGCGGCGGTAGGAGTTCACCGTGGGGTTGGTGAACGCCAGGACCGCGGAGGCGTGCTTCAGCAGGCCGCCGATGTACCAGCGGGCGGTGTCCGAGAGGTTCGCGTAGCCCTTCTCGTCGAAGAACAGCGGCTCGCCGCCGTTCCACAGGGACTGGTGGCAGTGCATGCCGGAGCCGTTGTCGCCGAAGACGGGCTTGGGCATGAAGGTGGCCGTCTTGCCGAACTGCTCGGCGACGTTCTTGACGACGTACTTGAACTTCTGCAGGTCGTCCGCCGAGTGGGTCAGCGTGTTGAAGCGGTAGTTGATCTCCGCCTGGCCCGCGGCGGCCACCTCGTGGTGGGAGCGCTCGACCTCGAGGCCGACCTCGGCCAGGACCGCGCAGATCTCGTCGCGCAGGTCGGCCTGCTTGTCCGTGGGGGAGACGGGGAAGTAGCCGCCCTTGAGGCTGGTCTTGTGGCTCAGGTTGCCGCCCTCGTCCTCGCGGGAGGCGTTCCACCAGGCCTCGTCCGAGTCCACGGCGTAGAACGAGCCGCGGGGGGAGGACTCGTAGCGGACGTCCTCGAAGATGAAAAACTCGGCCTCGGGGGCGAAGAACGCCGTGTCCGCGATGCCGGAGGAGCTCAGGTAGGCCTCCGCGCGCTGGGCCACGCCGCGCGGGTCGCGCAGGTAGGGCTCGCCGGTGCGGGGGTTCACGATGGAGAAGTTCATCGTGAGGGTCTTGCGGACGCGGAAGGGGTCCACGAAGGCCGTCGCGACGTCCGGAATGAGCTGCATGTCGGACTCGGCGATGCCGGCGAAGCCCCGGATGGAGGAGCCGTCGAACAGCTGGCCCGTGGTGAAGAAGTCCTCGTCGACCGTGGACGCGGGCACGTTGAAGTGGTGCTGCATGCCGGGGAGGTCGGTGAAGCGGATGTCGACGAACTCGATCCCCTCTTCCTTGATGTACGCGAGGACGTCCGCGGGGGAGGTGAACATGGTGCGCTCCTGTGGTCGTGACGATGGTGGCATGTCCGGCACGGCGGCGCTGGCGTGGCGGGTGTCACCACCCTACTTGCCCGGCGGCCCCCGTGGGCGTCGGTGACGCCCCACGGCGAGCCTCGCGGTTCCGCGCCGGTAGGCTGGGCCGGTGGCACGCAGAGCACCCGACCCCGCGCAAGAGCCCGAACCGACCCGCCGTGACGAGCCGCTGATCACCCGGCGCGACCTCGCCGGCTGGGTGGACGGTCCGGGCGGCGGCCTGGCCGGCGGCCGCTGGCCGGGGGACCTCCTGGGCCTGCCGGAGCACGGCCCCACCTCGATGGCCACCGCGGCCCGCCGCGCCGTCGCCCTCGTGATCGACTGGTTCCTGGCCCTGGGCGTGTCCTGGCTGCTCTTCGACTCCGACGCGATC
The sequence above is a segment of the Micrococcus endophyticus genome. Coding sequences within it:
- a CDS encoding RDD family protein, which translates into the protein MARRAPDPAQEPEPTRRDEPLITRRDLAGWVDGPGGGLAGGRWPGDLLGLPEHGPTSMATAARRAVALVIDWFLALGVSWLLFDSDAIATLMVFATMHILGITLLATTVGKAVCRTQVVRLGGRTAPVHRVVVRTALLCLVLPAVVVGPDGRGMHDKVAGTVEIRM
- the glnA gene encoding type I glutamate--ammonia ligase; this translates as MFTSPADVLAYIKEEGIEFVDIRFTDLPGMQHHFNVPASTVDEDFFTTGQLFDGSSIRGFAGIAESDMQLIPDVATAFVDPFRVRKTLTMNFSIVNPRTGEPYLRDPRGVAQRAEAYLSSSGIADTAFFAPEAEFFIFEDVRYESSPRGSFYAVDSDEAWWNASREDEGGNLSHKTSLKGGYFPVSPTDKQADLRDEICAVLAEVGLEVERSHHEVAAAGQAEINYRFNTLTHSADDLQKFKYVVKNVAEQFGKTATFMPKPVFGDNGSGMHCHQSLWNGGEPLFFDEKGYANLSDTARWYIGGLLKHASAVLAFTNPTVNSYRRLVPGFEAPVNMVYSQGNRSAGIRIPITGPNPKAKRIEFRAPDASGNPYLAFAAQLMAGLDGIRNRIEPAEPIDKDLYELPAEEAADIQKAPATLDEALNALEEDHEFLLAGDVFTEELIETWIAYKREMEIAPLAARPNPYEFELYYSV